A window of the Dongshaea marina genome harbors these coding sequences:
- a CDS encoding FliG C-terminal domain-containing protein has translation MVLASLTEEKGQQVLSLLPEHSHEDLLYRLANLKELQPQTLQELERVLELFVDGLDSSQAYPLNGLDKAAALLGRMDSERSHSVLEQLRVANGELAEQLADAMLTFELLLNQSDVTLRRLLDEVPQDLMVKALKGADDEQLKRLYRSLPNRAAQYLAEALEIQGATRRSVVESAQREVLSTLRQLADSGEIELDLYQEVML, from the coding sequence GTGGTGCTGGCAAGCCTCACCGAAGAGAAGGGGCAGCAGGTTCTGTCACTGCTTCCGGAACATTCTCACGAAGATCTCTTGTATCGTCTGGCGAATCTTAAGGAGCTCCAGCCTCAAACCCTCCAGGAGCTGGAGCGGGTGCTGGAGCTGTTTGTCGATGGGCTGGATAGCTCTCAGGCCTACCCTCTCAATGGCCTGGATAAGGCGGCAGCCCTATTGGGCAGGATGGACTCAGAGCGCAGTCACTCGGTTCTGGAGCAATTGCGTGTTGCCAATGGTGAACTGGCAGAGCAGCTGGCAGATGCCATGCTGACCTTTGAGCTGCTCCTCAATCAAAGTGATGTAACCCTGAGGCGACTGCTGGATGAGGTGCCACAGGACCTGATGGTTAAGGCCCTCAAGGGAGCCGATGATGAGCAGCTGAAAAGACTCTATCGCAGCCTGCCGAATCGGGCTGCGCAATATCTCGCTGAGGCCCTGGAGATCCAGGGGGCGACCCGACGCAGTGTGGTCGAGAGTGCTCAGCGTGAGGTTTTGAGCACTTTACGCCAGCTGGCTGATAGCGGTGAGATCGAGCTCGATCTCTATCAGGAAGTGATGCTCTAG
- a CDS encoding FliH/SctL family protein, translated as MKKDTVIISGCQHSCRPFAFPETVESPLSEAPDELRESPASEVSGFEEGYQQGLMQGAEEARQRGYQEGFEKGESRGFEQGHEQGARQGVECGRQQLSSLLESVQLLQDQLRHLQQARQHQHEAQLCELIERVVRQILGRELTEQPEQILSLIHQTLEQLPQPHQGVRIQMNPQDLLLLQQSYPREVEGWQLCEDTSIEPGGCIVQTRHAEGDARLERRIEECMSRVREVVMRAANE; from the coding sequence ATGAAAAAAGACACGGTCATTATCTCGGGCTGTCAGCATTCCTGTCGCCCCTTTGCCTTTCCGGAAACGGTTGAGTCTCCTTTGTCTGAGGCTCCTGATGAGCTTCGGGAGTCGCCAGCCAGCGAAGTCTCAGGCTTTGAGGAGGGCTATCAGCAGGGGCTCATGCAGGGGGCTGAGGAAGCGCGTCAGCGCGGCTATCAGGAGGGGTTTGAAAAGGGTGAATCCCGGGGATTTGAACAGGGTCATGAGCAGGGGGCACGCCAGGGAGTTGAATGCGGGCGTCAGCAGCTGAGCAGCCTCCTTGAGAGCGTACAGCTCCTGCAGGATCAACTCAGACATCTTCAGCAAGCCCGCCAGCATCAGCATGAAGCTCAGTTGTGCGAGTTGATAGAGAGGGTGGTGAGGCAGATCCTGGGAAGGGAGTTGACCGAGCAGCCCGAGCAGATCCTGTCTCTCATCCACCAGACCCTGGAGCAGCTCCCACAGCCACATCAGGGGGTAAGGATACAGATGAACCCTCAGGATCTGTTGCTGCTGCAACAGAGTTATCCCCGGGAGGTGGAGGGGTGGCAGCTCTGTGAAGATACTTCGATTGAACCCGGGGGCTGCATCGTCCAAACCCGTCATGCCGAGGGAGATGCCCGGTTGGAGCGACGTATCGAAGAGTGTATGAGCCGGGTTCGGGAGGTGGTGATGAGGGCTGCCAATGAGTGA